A window of Candidatus Schekmanbacteria bacterium genomic DNA:
TAAAATCCCTTACCCCGCCATTTTCCCCAACATAAGAGATCAATTCCAATACATTAATCCCCTTCTCGTTATATATTGCTCCTGTAACATCGCATACAGCTATTACTTTCCACCCTTTTCTTACAGCAATCTCAGCTGCTGCACTCCCTACCTTTCCGAAGCCTTGTATTGCAACTTTCACTTCATTTCCATTGAAATTGGAAATCTTCAATGTTTCTGAAATCAAATGTACTATACCTCCGCCAGTTGCCTTTCTTCTTGCTTCTGAGCCTCCAAGAAGCTTATCTTTACCTGTCACCACACCCGGTATTGTATGCCCTTTCTGCATACTATATGTATCCATTATCCATGCCATAACCTGCTCATTTGTTCCCATATCAGGGGCAGGAATGTCTGTTTCAGGACCAATGACATTTATTATTTCTGAAGTATATCTTCTTGTAAGACGCTGCAATTCTCCTTTTGACATTAAAGAAGGATTGCATCTCACACCTCCTTTGGCTCCTCCAAAAGGCAAACCGACAATAGCGCATTTCCATGACATCCACATTGCCATAGCCGCCACTTCCCCTAATGTCACATCTTCATGATATCTTATACCTCCCTTCGTCGGTCCCATCGTTCTATTATGCTGAACTCTATAACCGCAAAAAACTTCTGTTTTCCCATTATCCATTCTCACTGGTATTGATACAACAAAACTTCTCGAGGGATATTTGATTCTTTCAAGAACATTTTCATCGATTTCCAACATACTGGCTACTCTTTCATACTGCTTCACAGCCATATTAAAAACCGGACTTTCATATTCAAAATACAATTTTATTCCCTCCTTCAAACTCTATATAGTTTTGGAGCTCTCGCCTGAAAGCAAGGCATTTCTTTTCTTATTTTTTTTATTTCTTTCAAATCAATAGAAGATGTTATTACAACCTCATCCAAATCAGCAT
This region includes:
- a CDS encoding Glu/Leu/Phe/Val dehydrogenase, whose protein sequence is MAVKQYERVASMLEIDENVLERIKYPSRSFVVSIPVRMDNGKTEVFCGYRVQHNRTMGPTKGGIRYHEDVTLGEVAAMAMWMSWKCAIVGLPFGGAKGGVRCNPSLMSKGELQRLTRRYTSEIINVIGPETDIPAPDMGTNEQVMAWIMDTYSMQKGHTIPGVVTGKDKLLGGSEARRKATGGGIVHLISETLKISNFNGNEVKVAIQGFGKVGSAAAEIAVRKGWKVIAVCDVTGAIYNEKGINVLELISYVGENGGVRDFKEAEEIEKEDFWDVECDVMIPAAVARSIDKKRAERIKCKILAEAANGPTTEEADEIIRDRGIIIIPDILANSGGVTVSYFEWVQDLQSFFWEHERVVDEVKKLLTRAFMQIREVSEKRKVDIRTAALMLGIERVARAKEMRGLYP